In Eublepharis macularius isolate TG4126 chromosome 4, MPM_Emac_v1.0, whole genome shotgun sequence, the following are encoded in one genomic region:
- the LOC129327837 gene encoding zinc finger protein 24-like: MKMEEREAAGRTVGERSQRAEKASCDVPMERKSLQRVPAQHKIKQEPGEGLVHHWETQWQEFLKTMEAPHSGWVIPQLPEEPTPWDNVKAFLASFEQVAEACCWPREEWVTRLLPALSGEAEQAFNQLEVRDREDYGRVKAAILRVDTISREKWRQHFRHFCYQEADGPRGAHSRLQELCHGWLKVDRHTKEQILELLILEQFLTILPLEIQTLVREVGPETCSQAVALAEDFLQMQKEAERAENQVALEESAVNFSEAGQAPYQIEQRQWCVEARWAEDRSTRLVEAKRWKSVHDGETHTREDLEHAGPTELLASRAEESISSGSEPENAPEGQEWQSEANPGEGVDESVSSGDLGETVDLQGTCSGKRQKLYSVYGKSPGFIINQKAHPRGKPQNKCLICGKSFLYSSDLIIHHGIHTGERPYECPDCGKRFSRGSDRNRHQKIHTQEKLYKCLVCGKCFLYSSDLIIHQRIHTGERPYECLDCGKRFSCSSDRNRHQRIHTGEKPYVCLDCGKRFSQKVHLNRHCRIHVGEKSFKCPEYGESFSVS; this comes from the exons ATGAAAATGGAGGAGCGAGAGGCAGCAGGCCGCACAGTGGGGGAAAGATCTCAAAGGGCAGAAAAAGCCTCTTGTGATGTCCCAATGGAGAGAAAATCTTTGCAGAGGGTGCCAGCGCAACATAAGATTAAACAGGAACCAGGAGAGGGGCTCGTTCATCACTGGGAAACTCAGTGGCAGGAGTTTCTGAAGACCATGGAGGCCCCTCATTCAGGATGGGTCATCCCCCAGTTGCCAGAGGAGCCCACCCCATGGGACAATGTCAAGGCCTTCCTAGCTTCCTTCGAGCAAGTGGCTGAAGCCTGCTGCTGGCCCAGAGAAGAGTGGGTGACCCGACTCCTGCCGGCCCTCAGTGGAGAAGCCGAGCAAGCTTTTAATCAGTTGGAGGTCAGAGACAGGGAGGATTATGGGAGAGTGAAGGCAGCCATCTTGCGAGTGGACACTATCAGCAGGGAGAAGTGGCGCCAACACTTCCGGCATTTTTGCTACCAGGAGGCCGATGGACCGAGAGGGGCTCACAGCCGACTCCAAGAGCTCTGCCATGGGTGGTTAAAGGTTGATAGACATACCAAGGAGCAGATCCTGGAGCTGTtgatcttagagcaattcctgaCCATCCTTCCGTTGGAGATCCAAACCTTGGTTAGGGAAGTTGGGCCGGAGACctgctcccaggcagtggcctTGGCGGAGGATTTCCTGCAGATGCAAAAAGAAGCTGAACGGGCAGAGAACCAG GTGGCACTTGAGGAGTCAGCTGTGAACTTCTCTGAGGCTGGCCAGGCTCCATATCAGATCGAACAGAGGCAGTGGTGCGTGGAGGCCAGATGGGCAGAGGACAGAAGTACAAGACTTGTGG AAGCTAAAAGGTGGAAGAGTGTTCATGATGGAGAGACACATACACGAGAAGATTTGGAGCATGCAGGACCAACTGAGTTGTTGGCCAGCCGAGCGGAAGAGAGTATTTCCTCAGGCAGTGAGCCGGAAAATGCCCCTGAGGGTCAGGAATGGCAAAGTGAAGCCAACCCAGGAGAGGGAGTAGATGAATCTGTTTCTTCTGGGGATTTGGGGGAAACTGTAGACCTACAGGGTACCTGTTCTGGCAAGAGGCAAAAACTGTACAGTGTTTATGGGAAAAGTCCCGGATTCATTATAAATCAGAAAGCACACCCCAGAGGAAAGCCACAGAACAAATGCTTGATTTGTGGGAAATCTTTCTTGTATAGCTCAGATCTCATAATTCATCACGGAATCCACACAGGTGAGAGACCCTATGAATGCCCTGACTGTGGCAAGAGATTCAGCCGTGGCTCGGATCGTAACCGCCATCAGAAAATCCACACTCAAGAGAAACTGTACAAGTGCCTTGTCTGTGGGAAATGCTTCCTTTACAGCTCGGACCTTATCAtccatcagagaatccacaccgGCGAGAGGCCATACGAATGCCTGGATTGTGGGAAAAGGTTCAGTTGCAGCTCGGATCGTAACCGCCACCAACggatccacactggggagaagcctTATGTGTGCTTGGACTGCGGGAAACGGTTCAGCCAGAAAGTTCATCTGAATAGACACTGCAGAATCCATGTGGGAGAGAAATCATTCAAGTGCCCAGAATACGGGGAAAGCTTCAGCGTGAGCTGA